One Mesorhizobium sp. J428 DNA segment encodes these proteins:
- a CDS encoding FABP family protein codes for MRLHQDIFTEPDVDPDTLVNLGPLRLLAGSWKATKGVDLNPKADGPERDVYIEHVHMDPIDPQTNGPQLFYGLRYHIHINTADEDITFHDQVGYWLWEPATGLVMQTIAIPRGQVVLASGHAKPDDMTFTVSAQRGQTNYGVCSTDFLEANFRTDSYRIDVTIHGEDRWSYAQHSVLRVGGQPDPFDHHDTNTLMRTGKPKRNPLAVIMARKAEKSRASGTT; via the coding sequence ATGAGGCTCCATCAGGACATATTCACCGAACCGGATGTCGACCCGGATACGCTCGTCAACCTCGGCCCGTTGCGGCTGCTGGCCGGCAGTTGGAAAGCGACGAAGGGTGTCGACCTCAATCCCAAGGCCGATGGGCCCGAACGCGATGTCTATATCGAGCATGTTCATATGGACCCGATCGATCCCCAGACCAACGGACCGCAGCTGTTCTATGGCCTGCGCTATCACATCCATATCAACACCGCCGACGAAGATATCACTTTCCACGATCAGGTGGGCTACTGGCTTTGGGAGCCGGCGACCGGCCTCGTCATGCAGACGATCGCGATCCCGCGCGGCCAGGTGGTTCTCGCATCCGGCCATGCAAAGCCGGACGACATGACGTTCACCGTGTCGGCCCAGCGTGGCCAGACCAATTACGGTGTGTGCTCGACGGATTTTCTGGAGGCGAACTTCCGGACCGACAGTTACAGGATTGACGTCACGATTCATGGCGAAGATCGCTGGAGCTATGCGCAGCATTCCGTTCTTCGGGTCGGCGGCCAGCCCGACCCGTTCGATCATCACGACACCAACACGCTGATGCGCACGGGCAAGCCGAAGCGGAATCCGCTTGCGGTCATCATGGCAAGGAAGGCGGAAAAGAGCCGGGCGAGCGGAACTACCTGA
- a CDS encoding hydroxypyruvate isomerase family protein, producing the protein MPRLAANLSTLFTDAPFLDRFERAAKAGFTAVEFQFPYAFGVADIRDRLSDTGLQPVLFNMPAGDWEAGDRGLAAQPGREDEFRDGAALAIDYALELGVSKLHVLSGLAAEGEDQDRQWRTYVANLRYAAQFAGTAGVEVLIEPISRESFPGYFLTGLDMAAEAIDEAGEENLFIQYDLYHRRFVGDDLVSLYLKHAERIRHVQVAGWPGRHEPDVGVLDWQAAFAALDASGYAGFVGCEYFPAAGTESGLGWARSWLGGSK; encoded by the coding sequence GTGCCGCGTCTCGCCGCAAATCTCTCGACGCTGTTCACCGACGCGCCGTTCCTCGACCGGTTCGAGCGAGCGGCGAAGGCCGGGTTCACGGCGGTCGAGTTCCAGTTTCCCTATGCGTTCGGCGTCGCCGACATCCGCGACCGGCTGAGTGACACCGGCCTGCAGCCGGTGCTGTTCAACATGCCGGCCGGCGACTGGGAGGCAGGCGACCGCGGGCTCGCAGCGCAGCCGGGGCGCGAGGACGAGTTCCGCGACGGCGCAGCACTTGCGATCGACTATGCGCTCGAACTCGGCGTCTCGAAGCTGCATGTGCTGAGCGGGCTTGCCGCGGAAGGCGAGGACCAGGATCGTCAGTGGCGGACCTATGTCGCGAACCTGCGCTATGCGGCGCAGTTTGCCGGCACGGCAGGCGTTGAGGTGCTGATCGAGCCGATCAGCCGCGAATCCTTCCCGGGCTATTTCCTGACCGGGCTCGACATGGCTGCCGAGGCGATCGACGAAGCGGGCGAGGAAAACCTGTTCATTCAGTATGACCTGTACCACCGCCGCTTCGTCGGCGACGATCTCGTCTCGCTCTATCTGAAACACGCCGAGCGCATCCGCCACGTGCAGGTGGCCGGCTGGCCGGGGCGGCACGAGCCGGATGTCGGCGTGCTGGACTGGCAGGCGGCCTTCGCCGCGCTCGACGCGTCCGGCTATGCCGGCTTCGTCGGCTGCGAGTATTTTCCGGCCGCCGGAACAGAAAGCGGCCTCGGCTGGGCGCGGTCGTGGCTCGGAGGTTCAAAATGA
- a CDS encoding heme-degrading domain-containing protein — translation MPAADDIAKIIEQERVLVFSVFDEAAAFDLGMALRQRALRDALPINIDIRLWDRPLFYAAMPGSRASNQDWARRKINAVRHFLKPSYRLFLEQGGKDQVIAAHHGLPATDYIFAGGAFPIRVHAAGVIGAVAVSGLPSRDDHDTVVAALCELLGSDSAALALGPA, via the coding sequence ATGCCCGCAGCCGACGACATCGCGAAGATCATCGAGCAGGAGCGTGTGCTGGTCTTCTCCGTATTCGACGAGGCAGCCGCGTTCGACCTCGGCATGGCGCTTCGACAGCGCGCGCTGCGCGACGCACTTCCGATCAATATCGACATCCGGCTATGGGACCGGCCGCTGTTCTATGCCGCGATGCCGGGGTCACGGGCCTCGAACCAGGATTGGGCGCGGCGTAAGATCAATGCGGTGCGCCACTTCCTGAAACCGAGCTATCGGCTGTTTCTTGAGCAGGGCGGAAAGGATCAGGTCATCGCCGCGCATCACGGCCTGCCGGCTACGGACTACATATTCGCTGGCGGCGCCTTTCCGATCCGGGTGCACGCTGCTGGCGTGATCGGGGCGGTGGCGGTCTCGGGGCTGCCGTCGCGCGACGATCACGACACCGTGGTCGCGGCACTCTGCGAACTTCTGGGGAGCGATAGCGCGGCTCTTGCCCTTGGACCGGCCTGA
- a CDS encoding glutamine synthetase family protein: MLTDSNGVGRGKIVRRHELMSLYRGGRHMPISVLGLDITGEDVHETGLIWDSGDEDLRAWPIPGTLKPLHGTSPARAQVLMSMHLLDGTPMTSDPRHALAAQVARLNAMGLKPAGAFELEFFLLANDRDADGRVRPASAVLDGRRSPKTEVYSVDHLHGMEPLFSDIYASAKAQGIPAETVISEYAPGQYELTLNYRTDIMQAADDLVMLKRIVRAAARRHGVTACFMAKPIADYAGSGMHLHVSMRDEAGQNVFTEAVGEKWSPRLLHALGGLAATMAESMLVFAPHANSWRRFVAQSYAPVAPTWGVNNRSVALRVPAGDAKNRRIEHRPSGVDANPYLVAATVLAGIVKGLEEKLDPGPEVEGNGYQQAAGHAHNMPADWREAIMRAKASAFLEDALGKDMHRTFTAIKEAEYLRVARTVSELDYHLYLHEV, translated from the coding sequence GTGCTGACCGATTCCAACGGCGTCGGCCGGGGCAAGATCGTCCGCCGGCATGAGCTGATGTCGCTCTACCGGGGCGGCCGGCACATGCCGATCTCGGTGCTGGGCCTCGACATCACCGGCGAGGACGTGCACGAGACCGGCCTGATCTGGGATTCTGGCGACGAGGACCTGCGCGCCTGGCCGATCCCCGGTACGCTGAAGCCGCTCCATGGCACCTCCCCTGCCCGCGCGCAGGTGCTGATGTCGATGCATCTGCTCGACGGCACGCCGATGACGTCCGACCCGCGCCATGCGCTGGCGGCACAGGTGGCGCGGCTGAACGCGATGGGGCTGAAGCCCGCCGGCGCCTTCGAACTCGAATTCTTCCTGCTCGCCAACGACCGCGACGCAGACGGCCGCGTCCGCCCTGCTTCCGCCGTGCTCGACGGCCGCCGCTCGCCCAAGACCGAGGTTTATTCGGTCGACCACCTGCACGGCATGGAGCCGCTGTTCTCCGACATCTACGCCTCGGCGAAGGCGCAGGGAATCCCGGCCGAGACCGTCATCTCCGAATATGCGCCCGGCCAGTACGAGCTGACGCTCAACTACCGCACCGACATCATGCAGGCGGCCGACGACCTGGTGATGCTGAAGCGCATCGTGCGCGCCGCCGCCCGCCGCCACGGCGTCACCGCCTGCTTCATGGCCAAGCCCATCGCCGACTATGCCGGCTCGGGCATGCACCTGCACGTCTCGATGCGCGACGAGGCGGGACAGAACGTCTTCACCGAGGCGGTCGGCGAGAAGTGGTCGCCGCGCCTGCTCCATGCGCTCGGCGGTCTGGCCGCGACGATGGCGGAATCGATGCTGGTCTTCGCCCCGCACGCCAACTCCTGGCGCCGCTTCGTCGCGCAGTCCTATGCGCCGGTCGCGCCGACCTGGGGCGTCAACAACCGCTCCGTCGCGCTGCGCGTGCCGGCCGGCGACGCGAAGAACCGCCGCATCGAGCACCGTCCCTCGGGGGTGGACGCCAACCCCTATCTCGTCGCCGCCACCGTGCTCGCCGGCATCGTGAAGGGCCTCGAGGAAAAGCTCGATCCCGGCCCGGAGGTCGAGGGCAACGGCTACCAGCAGGCCGCCGGCCACGCGCACAACATGCCGGCCGACTGGCGCGAAGCGATCATGCGGGCGAAGGCGTCGGCCTTCCTGGAGGACGCACTCGGCAAAGACATGCACCGCACCTTCACCGCGATCAAGGAAGCCGAGTATCTCCGCGTCGCCCGCACGGTGAGCGAACTCGACTACCACCTCTATCTGCACGAGGTGTGA
- a CDS encoding aspartate aminotransferase family protein, with translation MSGKGSSALGGVSLSRIDAFREREARVYAKARPRSKKRFADGAAGFLDGVPMHWMLDWPMPFPIVVEKASGATITDVDGIELDDFCLGDTGSMFGHSPPPVARAIRRQARRGLTYMLPSEDVLELGHLLTAMFGLPQWQIATTASDANRFALRVARAVTGRAKILVFNGCYHGAVEETFVRLEDGKPANKPGLSGQFRDLTEDTKVIEFNDVAALEAALAPGDVACVITEPVLTNSCMVLPDPGYHAELRRITRETGTLLLIDETHTISSGLGGYTRVHGLDPDIFVLGKPIAGGVPASVWGLSAGVAERYSDYTRKKPWGYSGIGTTLSANPLQFACMKATLTEVMTAKNYRHMEKLAARLADGLSDAIAQAKLPWHVARVGARVEFICAPGPLRNGAEAEAAHAPPLEAAIHVGLVNRGCLIAPFHNMMLVSPATKKKQVDRLVKAFGEICQELAG, from the coding sequence GTGAGCGGCAAGGGATCATCGGCGCTGGGCGGCGTGTCGCTCTCCCGCATCGACGCATTTCGCGAGCGCGAGGCGCGCGTCTATGCCAAGGCACGCCCAAGGTCGAAGAAGCGCTTTGCGGACGGCGCCGCCGGCTTCCTCGATGGCGTGCCGATGCACTGGATGCTCGACTGGCCGATGCCGTTCCCGATAGTCGTCGAGAAAGCCTCGGGCGCGACGATCACGGACGTGGACGGCATCGAGCTCGACGACTTCTGCCTTGGCGACACCGGCTCGATGTTCGGCCATTCGCCGCCCCCGGTCGCCCGCGCCATCCGCAGGCAGGCGCGGCGCGGGCTCACCTACATGCTGCCCTCCGAGGACGTGCTCGAGCTCGGCCACCTGCTGACGGCGATGTTCGGCCTGCCGCAATGGCAGATCGCCACCACCGCCTCCGACGCCAACCGCTTCGCGCTGCGCGTCGCACGTGCCGTCACCGGACGGGCGAAGATCCTCGTCTTCAACGGCTGCTACCATGGCGCAGTGGAAGAGACCTTCGTCAGGCTCGAGGACGGCAAGCCGGCCAACAAGCCCGGCCTCTCCGGCCAGTTCCGCGACCTGACCGAGGATACGAAGGTCATCGAATTCAACGATGTCGCGGCCCTCGAAGCCGCGCTCGCGCCGGGCGACGTCGCCTGTGTCATCACCGAACCGGTGCTGACCAATTCCTGCATGGTGCTGCCCGATCCGGGCTATCACGCCGAACTGCGCCGCATCACCCGCGAGACCGGCACGCTGCTCCTCATCGACGAGACGCACACCATCTCCAGCGGCCTCGGCGGCTACACCCGCGTCCACGGCCTCGATCCCGACATCTTCGTGCTCGGCAAGCCGATTGCCGGCGGCGTGCCGGCAAGCGTCTGGGGCCTGTCGGCGGGCGTCGCCGAGCGCTACAGCGACTACACCCGGAAAAAGCCCTGGGGCTATTCCGGCATCGGCACCACACTCTCGGCCAATCCGCTGCAGTTCGCCTGCATGAAGGCGACACTGACCGAGGTCATGACCGCGAAGAACTACCGCCACATGGAGAAGCTCGCCGCGCGTCTGGCCGACGGCCTGTCGGATGCGATCGCGCAGGCGAAGCTGCCATGGCACGTCGCCCGCGTCGGCGCGCGCGTCGAGTTCATCTGCGCGCCCGGTCCCTTGCGCAACGGTGCCGAAGCAGAAGCCGCACATGCGCCGCCACTGGAAGCCGCAATCCATGTCGGCCTCGTCAACCGCGGCTGCCTGATCGCACCGTTCCACAACATGATGCTGGTCTCGCCCGCGACGAAGAAGAAGCAGGTCGACCGGCTGGTGAAGGCATTCGGCGAGATTTGCCAGGAGTTGGCGGGGTGA
- a CDS encoding HigA family addiction module antitoxin: MALSFTPPIHPGEVLREEFLAPLGLKPYSVAKRLHVPRTRIERLVAERTPVTPDTALRLAKLFGTTPNFWLNMQTSYDLAVEAASLREEIDAIETLDAA, from the coding sequence ATGGCCCTTTCGTTCACACCGCCCATCCATCCTGGCGAAGTCCTGCGCGAGGAATTCCTGGCACCGCTCGGATTGAAGCCCTATTCGGTCGCCAAGCGGCTGCATGTGCCGCGCACGCGGATCGAACGCCTCGTCGCGGAACGCACGCCGGTCACGCCTGATACGGCGCTGAGGCTCGCAAAGCTCTTCGGCACGACGCCGAACTTTTGGCTGAACATGCAGACCTCTTACGATCTCGCCGTCGAGGCAGCGTCGCTGCGCGAGGAGATCGATGCGATCGAGACGCTCGACGCGGCTTGA
- the imm45 gene encoding Imm45 family immunity protein, producing the protein MPLLTELEDARLYAGDMLRLPHSYDLGPGSGPVDLLVFDPRDGEAGLGLITASGYKAGLVFCVLPKDSTHSGGAGLSAKWLIRNWDRWITYTYHPETRIPVEKAVVLRKDARTLPEER; encoded by the coding sequence GTGCCGCTGCTGACTGAACTGGAGGACGCGCGGCTCTATGCGGGCGATATGCTGCGCCTGCCGCACAGCTATGATCTCGGCCCGGGCTCCGGGCCGGTCGACCTTCTTGTGTTCGACCCGCGCGACGGGGAGGCAGGGCTCGGCCTGATCACCGCTTCGGGCTACAAGGCGGGGCTGGTGTTCTGCGTTCTTCCGAAGGACAGCACCCATTCCGGCGGCGCCGGTCTCAGCGCCAAATGGCTGATCCGCAATTGGGACCGGTGGATCACCTACACCTACCATCCCGAAACGCGGATTCCGGTTGAAAAGGCAGTCGTTCTGCGCAAGGACGCCCGCACGCTTCCCGAGGAACGCTGA
- a CDS encoding glycerate kinase — translation MSAFDAKRLFTGMFEAAVAAADPERIMRDVLPARPKGQTVVIGAGKGSAQMARAFERAWDGPLSGLVVTRYGYATPCERIEVLEAAHPVPDAAGLAGAARLFETVRGLGEDDLVVALISGGGSALLPCPAGELTLEDEIAVNRALLASGAPISAMNTVRKHVSAIKGGRLAAAAFPAKVVSLIVSDIPGDQPSLVSSGPTVPDASTRADALAIVEAYRMDLPGAVVRHLNTPAADAPLPDDPRFARNEVRVIASAARSLEAAAEVARRAGLEAVILSDAMEGEAREVAKVHAAIAREVATRDRPFHKPVAILSGGETTVTLRGKGGRGGRNGEFLLSLALGIDGIDGVHAFAADTDGIDGSEQNAGAFADSTSVARLRARGLDAKALLNANDSWGAFDALGDLFQPGPTGTNVNDLRVALVR, via the coding sequence ATGAGTGCGTTCGACGCCAAGCGCCTGTTCACCGGCATGTTCGAGGCAGCGGTCGCGGCGGCCGATCCGGAACGGATCATGCGGGACGTTCTGCCGGCGAGGCCCAAGGGGCAGACGGTGGTGATCGGGGCGGGCAAGGGCTCGGCGCAGATGGCGCGTGCCTTCGAGCGCGCCTGGGACGGGCCGCTGTCAGGGCTGGTGGTCACGCGCTACGGCTATGCCACGCCGTGCGAGCGCATCGAGGTTTTGGAAGCCGCGCATCCGGTGCCGGACGCGGCGGGGCTCGCGGGCGCCGCACGGCTGTTCGAGACGGTGAGGGGGCTCGGCGAGGACGACCTCGTCGTAGCGCTGATCTCCGGCGGCGGCTCCGCGCTGCTGCCCTGTCCAGCCGGAGAGCTGACGCTGGAAGACGAGATCGCGGTCAACCGCGCGCTGCTCGCCTCCGGCGCGCCGATCTCGGCGATGAACACGGTGCGCAAGCACGTCTCGGCGATCAAGGGCGGACGGCTTGCGGCTGCCGCCTTCCCGGCGAAGGTCGTGTCGCTGATTGTCTCCGACATTCCCGGCGACCAGCCCTCGCTCGTCTCCTCCGGCCCGACCGTGCCGGACGCCTCGACGCGCGCGGACGCGCTGGCGATCGTCGAGGCATACCGCATGGACCTGCCCGGCGCGGTGGTGCGACACCTGAACACGCCGGCAGCGGATGCGCCGCTGCCGGACGATCCGCGCTTTGCCCGCAACGAGGTGCGTGTGATCGCATCCGCCGCCAGGTCACTGGAGGCGGCGGCCGAGGTCGCGCGCCGGGCCGGGCTGGAGGCCGTCATCCTCTCCGACGCGATGGAAGGCGAGGCGCGCGAAGTGGCGAAGGTGCACGCGGCGATCGCGCGCGAGGTGGCGACGAGGGACCGGCCCTTCCACAAGCCGGTCGCGATCCTATCCGGCGGCGAGACGACGGTGACGCTGCGCGGAAAGGGCGGGCGCGGCGGCCGCAACGGGGAGTTCCTGCTGTCGCTGGCGCTGGGCATCGACGGGATCGACGGCGTCCACGCCTTCGCGGCCGACACGGACGGCATCGACGGTTCGGAACAGAACGCCGGCGCCTTCGCGGATTCGACCAGTGTCGCACGGCTGCGGGCGAGAGGCCTCGACGCCAAGGCGCTGCTCAACGCGAACGACAGCTGGGGCGCCTTCGATGCCCTCGGCGACCTGTTCCAGCCGGGGCCGACGGGGACGAACGTGAACGACCTGAGGGTGGCTCTCGTCAGGTAG
- a CDS encoding WD40 repeat domain-containing protein, with the protein MPTVAPFDLSGHCIAAAFLDDIPHFALADGTIHRLDHGAKSVQAHDGLLSASVTWDGKALVTGGEDGKVVLTRPDGTAETLAEVPRKWITSVATGPQGAVAYATGRTAYVRFADGRTKSFDHPRSVEGIAFSPKGMRIAVARYNGATLHFPATDGKPAELEWAGAHTGVTFSPDGNFLVTTMQENALHGWKLADGRHMRMTGYPAKVKSWSWSVKGKWLASSGAPAAIVWPFSAKDGPMGKAPVELGTRGNMMVTAVACHPGDEIVAIGYADGMILAGRIADQKEVVLRRGGKSAITSMAWDTKGTRLAFGSEEGDCGVVDITA; encoded by the coding sequence ATGCCCACAGTCGCCCCTTTCGATCTTTCCGGCCATTGCATCGCCGCCGCCTTCCTCGACGACATCCCGCATTTCGCGTTGGCCGACGGGACGATCCACCGCCTCGACCACGGGGCGAAGTCCGTCCAGGCGCATGACGGCCTGCTCTCTGCCTCTGTGACCTGGGACGGCAAGGCGTTGGTGACGGGCGGCGAGGATGGCAAGGTCGTGCTGACGCGCCCCGACGGCACAGCCGAGACGCTGGCCGAAGTGCCGCGCAAGTGGATCACGTCGGTCGCGACCGGCCCGCAGGGTGCCGTCGCCTATGCCACGGGCCGCACGGCCTACGTCCGCTTCGCCGACGGAAGGACGAAATCCTTCGACCATCCGCGCTCGGTGGAAGGCATCGCCTTCTCGCCCAAGGGCATGCGCATCGCAGTCGCCCGCTACAACGGCGCGACGCTGCATTTCCCCGCTACCGACGGCAAGCCGGCCGAGCTCGAATGGGCCGGCGCCCACACCGGCGTCACCTTCTCGCCCGACGGCAATTTCCTTGTCACCACCATGCAGGAGAACGCCCTGCATGGCTGGAAGCTCGCCGACGGCCGCCACATGCGCATGACCGGCTATCCCGCCAAGGTGAAGAGCTGGTCCTGGAGCGTGAAGGGCAAGTGGCTCGCCAGCTCCGGCGCGCCGGCCGCGATCGTCTGGCCCTTTTCCGCAAAGGACGGGCCGATGGGCAAGGCGCCTGTGGAGCTCGGCACACGCGGAAATATGATGGTGACGGCCGTCGCCTGCCACCCCGGCGACGAGATCGTCGCCATCGGCTATGCCGACGGCATGATCCTCGCCGGCCGCATTGCCGACCAGAAGGAAGTGGTGCTGCGGCGTGGCGGCAAGAGCGCGATCACGTCGATGGCCTGGGATACGAAGGGCACGCGCCTCGCCTTCGGCTCGGAGGAAGGCGATTGCGGCGTGGTGGATATCACGGCGTGA
- a CDS encoding UdgX family uracil-DNA binding protein (This protein belongs to the uracil DNA glycosylase superfamily, members of which act in excision repair of DNA. However, it belongs more specifically to UdgX branch, whose founding member was found to bind uracil in DNA (where it does not belong), without cleaving it, appears to promote DNA repair by a pathway involving RecA, rather than base excision.): protein MGMVEKRPLSAHHAILLASQTDFSGWREAARAMALNGVDPADIAWSVEGEDTGDLFAAPPESTPLPAIPPGAELRVPRRFVDLAEAVICHSDPARFGFLYRILCRLQREPHLLDVATDPDVRKLEEMDKSVRRDIHKMRAFVRFRRIADETGERFVAWFEPAHFIVERNAPFFMRRFTGMRWTILTPHATADWDGERLAIGPGASKADAPAEDAAEELWRTYFRSIFNPTRLKVKAMTAEMPKKYWRNLPEASLIPDLIAGAEKSARDMIERMPTMPAPHHETVQAKHWRNRPAETQSDGADATSIAELRKAATDCRRCPLWRNATQTVFGEGPEDARVVFVGEQPGDQEDIAGKPFVGPAGRLFDAIIDEAGIDRATTYVTNAVKHFKFEPRGKRRIHSRPNAGEVQACRWWIERELKLIRPDLVVALGATAAQSLLGKAVPITKMRGQTVTREDGLKVFLTVHPSYLLRLPDDAKAAERERFLDDLKRVRTLMDDTL, encoded by the coding sequence ATGGGAATGGTCGAGAAGCGCCCGCTCTCCGCGCACCATGCAATCCTGCTCGCGTCCCAGACCGATTTTTCCGGCTGGCGTGAAGCGGCGCGGGCGATGGCGCTGAATGGGGTCGACCCGGCGGATATTGCGTGGTCGGTGGAGGGCGAGGACACGGGGGACCTGTTCGCCGCACCGCCGGAGTCGACGCCGCTGCCGGCAATCCCGCCGGGCGCCGAACTCCGTGTCCCCCGTCGCTTCGTCGACCTCGCCGAGGCCGTGATCTGCCATTCCGACCCGGCCCGCTTCGGCTTCCTCTACCGCATCCTCTGCCGGCTCCAGCGTGAGCCGCATCTGCTCGACGTCGCCACTGATCCCGACGTGCGAAAGCTCGAGGAGATGGACAAATCCGTCCGCCGCGATATCCACAAGATGCGCGCCTTCGTCCGTTTCCGGCGCATCGCCGACGAAACCGGCGAGCGCTTCGTCGCATGGTTTGAGCCGGCGCATTTCATCGTCGAGCGCAACGCACCCTTCTTCATGCGCCGGTTCACCGGCATGCGCTGGACGATCCTCACGCCCCATGCCACGGCCGACTGGGACGGCGAGCGGCTGGCGATCGGTCCTGGCGCCTCCAAGGCCGACGCGCCGGCCGAGGATGCAGCGGAGGAGCTGTGGCGCACCTATTTCCGCTCGATCTTCAACCCGACCCGGCTGAAGGTGAAGGCGATGACCGCCGAGATGCCGAAGAAATACTGGCGCAACCTTCCGGAGGCCTCGCTCATTCCTGACCTGATCGCTGGCGCGGAAAAGTCCGCCCGCGACATGATCGAGAGGATGCCCACCATGCCCGCCCCGCATCATGAGACGGTCCAGGCCAAACACTGGCGCAACCGGCCCGCGGAGACGCAGTCGGACGGGGCGGACGCGACGTCGATCGCCGAATTGAGGAAGGCCGCCACCGACTGCCGCCGCTGCCCGCTGTGGCGCAATGCCACGCAGACCGTGTTCGGCGAAGGCCCCGAGGACGCGCGCGTCGTCTTCGTCGGCGAGCAGCCGGGCGACCAGGAGGATATTGCGGGCAAGCCCTTCGTCGGCCCGGCCGGCCGGCTGTTCGACGCGATCATCGACGAGGCCGGCATCGATCGCGCGACGACCTACGTCACCAATGCGGTGAAGCACTTCAAGTTCGAGCCGCGCGGCAAGCGCCGCATCCATTCCAGGCCGAACGCCGGCGAGGTGCAGGCCTGCCGCTGGTGGATCGAGCGGGAGCTGAAGCTGATCAGGCCGGATCTGGTCGTGGCGCTCGGTGCGACCGCGGCGCAGTCCCTGCTCGGCAAGGCGGTGCCGATCACAAAGATGCGGGGTCAGACGGTGACGCGGGAGGACGGCCTGAAAGTATTCCTGACCGTCCACCCGTCCTACCTGTTGCGCCTGCCGGACGATGCCAAGGCGGCGGAGCGGGAGCGGTTTCTCGACGACCTCAAGCGTGTGAGAACGCTGATGGACGACACGCTGTAG
- a CDS encoding putative DNA modification/repair radical SAM protein, protein MPAPTVREKLAILADAAKYDASCASSGADRRDSLKSGGIGSTEATGICHAYAPDGRCISLLKILLTNFCIYDCAYCINRSSSNVKRARFTIDDVVTLTLDFYRRNYIEGLFLSSGVIRSPDETMAEMVEVGRRLRLDHAFAGYIHLKTIPEASQELIEQAGLYADRLSINVELPTDEGVQRLAPEKRPQTIRRSMAGLREKLDAAAEPTLRTKQRPRFAPGGQSTQMIVGADPTPDATILKTSARLYGSYRLRRVYYSAFSPIPDSSAALPSMKPPLMREHRLYQADWMMRFYGFEEREILAGRPDGMLDLAIDPKLAWALDHRAIFPVDVNRAPRELLLRVPGLGTKAVKRILASRIHRRLRLEDVGRVCQSIAAVRPFIVAEGWSPGGTIDSERLREAVAPRARQLELF, encoded by the coding sequence ATGCCAGCGCCCACAGTTCGCGAAAAGCTCGCCATCCTCGCCGACGCCGCCAAATACGATGCCTCGTGCGCCTCGTCGGGCGCGGACAGGCGCGACTCGCTGAAATCGGGCGGCATCGGTTCCACCGAGGCCACCGGCATCTGCCATGCCTATGCGCCGGACGGCCGCTGCATCTCGCTGCTCAAGATCCTGCTCACCAACTTCTGCATCTACGACTGCGCCTACTGCATCAACCGCTCGTCCTCGAACGTGAAGCGTGCCCGTTTTACAATCGACGACGTCGTTACCCTCACGCTCGACTTCTACCGCCGCAACTATATCGAAGGCCTATTCCTCTCCTCCGGCGTCATCCGCTCGCCGGACGAGACCATGGCCGAGATGGTCGAGGTTGGCCGGCGGCTGAGGCTCGACCATGCCTTCGCCGGCTACATACACTTGAAGACCATTCCGGAAGCCTCGCAGGAACTCATCGAGCAGGCGGGGCTCTATGCCGACCGGCTGTCGATCAATGTCGAGCTTCCCACCGACGAGGGCGTGCAGCGCCTGGCGCCTGAGAAGCGGCCGCAAACCATCCGCCGTTCGATGGCCGGCCTGCGCGAGAAGCTGGACGCGGCGGCCGAGCCGACATTGCGCACGAAGCAAAGGCCGCGCTTCGCGCCGGGCGGGCAGTCGACGCAGATGATCGTCGGCGCCGACCCGACGCCGGACGCGACGATCCTGAAGACCAGCGCTCGGCTCTACGGCTCCTACCGTCTCCGTCGGGTGTATTACTCCGCCTTCAGCCCGATCCCCGATTCGTCCGCTGCGCTGCCGTCGATGAAGCCGCCGCTGATGCGCGAGCACCGCCTCTACCAGGCAGACTGGATGATGCGTTTCTACGGCTTCGAGGAGCGCGAGATCCTGGCCGGCCGGCCCGACGGCATGCTCGATCTCGCCATCGATCCGAAGCTCGCCTGGGCGCTGGACCACCGCGCGATCTTCCCGGTCGACGTCAACCGCGCGCCGCGGGAACTGCTGCTGCGCGTGCCGGGCCTCGGCACCAAGGCGGTCAAGCGCATCCTCGCCTCGCGCATCCACCGCCGGCTGCGGCTGGAGGACGTCGGACGCGTCTGCCAGTCGATTGCAGCGGTTCGGCCCTTCATCGTCGCCGAAGGCTGGTCGCCCGGCGGAACGATCGATTCCGAACGCCTGCGCGAGGCGGTGGCGCCGAGGGCCAGACAATTGGAGCTGTTCTGA